Proteins from a genomic interval of Sphingobacterium sp. SYP-B4668:
- a CDS encoding carbohydrate-binding protein, whose protein sequence is MKPKIIKYTCCILLFLLFVGCDDYSRTEVERNIYVNKPSISAFVGEEIQLAASPTDGTYQFAWTSEDLSVATVANNGLVKLVGAGTTDIVVSSGDIKLRVPVTSIVRIPLQDVQLSEHSLEMMPENRKNIIITRIPDDANDVTVGNWTSEDSKIATVNEKGEIVAVSEGATNIVYRIGAFERKVRVDVSFTSPFKGPHVLQASQPYELPAANFDFGGLGYAFHDDVGNPLGQDNYRKANGDTKSLPVEIEGDGINLGYINAGEWLQYTVEVKDAGEYLVNVSLSATAASSYRIEVDGKNETGTVSVPSNGSWSNWQWTPSTPLVLNLTEGKHKIKFYIEVSGFNLRALRFTKK, encoded by the coding sequence ATGAAGCCTAAAATCATAAAATACACATGCTGTATACTTTTGTTTCTTTTATTTGTCGGATGCGACGATTATAGTCGGACGGAAGTTGAACGTAATATTTATGTCAATAAGCCATCGATATCAGCTTTTGTGGGAGAAGAGATACAGCTGGCAGCAAGCCCCACCGACGGAACCTATCAATTTGCATGGACAAGTGAAGACCTATCCGTGGCCACGGTTGCAAATAATGGCCTTGTGAAGCTTGTTGGAGCAGGTACTACCGATATAGTAGTGAGCAGTGGTGATATTAAATTGAGGGTTCCGGTCACATCAATAGTTCGTATCCCGCTTCAAGATGTACAGCTGAGCGAACATTCTTTGGAAATGATGCCAGAAAACAGAAAAAATATTATTATCACACGTATTCCAGATGATGCCAATGATGTGACAGTAGGAAACTGGACCTCCGAAGACAGTAAAATTGCGACTGTGAATGAGAAGGGGGAGATTGTTGCTGTTAGCGAAGGAGCCACTAACATTGTCTATCGCATAGGTGCTTTTGAGCGGAAGGTACGGGTAGATGTCTCGTTTACCAGTCCTTTTAAGGGGCCACATGTTCTCCAAGCGAGCCAACCCTATGAATTGCCCGCCGCCAATTTTGATTTTGGTGGATTGGGTTATGCTTTTCATGATGATGTAGGTAATCCTTTAGGTCAGGATAACTACAGAAAGGCAAACGGGGATACCAAAAGTTTACCTGTAGAAATAGAAGGCGATGGAATAAATCTCGGCTACATCAATGCAGGAGAGTGGCTACAATACACTGTAGAAGTAAAAGATGCAGGCGAATATCTCGTCAATGTTTCTTTATCAGCTACAGCGGCGAGCAGCTACAGGATTGAAGTAGATGGTAAAAATGAGACCGGTACCGTATCCGTGCCAAGTAATGGCAGTTGGTCAAATTGGCAATGGACCCCCAGTACACCCTTGGTTCTAAACCTTACTGAGGGAAAACATAAGATTAAGTTTTATATCGAAGTCTCTGGATTTAACCTTCGTGCACTTCGATTTACAAAGAAATAA
- a CDS encoding DUF1735 domain-containing protein, with protein MRNILKSRYWSTLSRQNRVWCAIMLTISMQSCKNDEVFEKEQYKNVFALISASDNVSRKFHKLGEESTGYVAASLGGTEPTEKDIIVKLVQDPSLIDAFNRINYDTDVSKYVRPLPTSKFDIESYQFTIAAGDISGRLPIRIRPDGLSPDSSYFIPLRVESYSSYESNPEKSFILYQVRTKNQWAQADGNTIYNMRGKYRVQGASYELEMPGTKVMHPLTKNSVRIMAGSEAYASDVNVFNKSAIVLTIGEDNKVKITSYKNMQVNQVDGDVDFPNTFRIEDDGFKTYKTFLLRYNFVSGNTTYEMKEELRLEFKEEDEKQ; from the coding sequence ATGAGAAACATCTTGAAATCCAGATATTGGTCCACACTATCCCGTCAAAATAGGGTGTGGTGTGCTATAATGTTGACCATTAGTATGCAGTCGTGTAAAAATGACGAAGTTTTCGAAAAAGAGCAGTATAAGAATGTCTTTGCTTTAATTAGTGCTTCTGACAATGTCTCTCGAAAGTTTCACAAGCTAGGAGAGGAGTCTACTGGGTATGTAGCAGCTTCACTCGGCGGTACGGAACCAACGGAGAAAGATATTATTGTCAAGCTCGTACAGGACCCTTCTTTAATCGATGCATTTAATAGGATTAACTATGATACCGATGTCTCGAAGTATGTACGGCCTTTGCCTACTAGCAAGTTTGACATCGAAAGTTATCAATTCACTATTGCCGCAGGAGATATCAGTGGTAGACTACCAATACGCATCAGGCCGGATGGTCTTTCACCTGATTCATCCTACTTCATACCACTTCGTGTCGAGTCCTATTCTTCCTATGAATCCAACCCCGAAAAGAGCTTTATTCTGTATCAGGTGAGGACCAAAAATCAATGGGCCCAGGCCGATGGCAACACGATATATAATATGAGAGGGAAGTATAGGGTTCAGGGAGCTTCCTATGAACTGGAGATGCCGGGTACAAAAGTGATGCATCCCCTTACCAAGAATAGCGTTCGCATCATGGCGGGTAGTGAAGCTTATGCTTCAGATGTCAATGTATTTAATAAATCGGCGATTGTTCTCACCATTGGAGAGGATAACAAAGTAAAGATTACATCGTATAAAAATATGCAGGTAAACCAAGTGGATGGTGATGTAGATTTTCCCAATACATTTAGAATAGAAGATGACGGCTTTAAAACCTACAAAACATTCTTATTGCGTTACAACTTCGTTTCTGGAAATACCACTTATGAAATGAAAGAGGAACTGAGATTGGAGTTTAAGGAGGAAGATGAAAAACAATAG